One Williamsia phyllosphaerae DNA segment encodes these proteins:
- the macS gene encoding MacS family sensor histidine kinase — translation MTAADRTSLPTRLARLADTAADDAVAPLWRAAQAFRLLSYLYALGFQIAVNNDLDHRALGATLFAVLTVWTGLCTVAYLAGFGRRPAWVIAEVVVVCLLMMATVFIASSGWREANQSIPTTLWAANAVISAAIQLGAVGGGVAAVAVIGSSTVAKGFVNVDLGRNAAVVILLAVGLVIGMGAVTARRAQERLAEAARLTAATAERDRLSRHVHDGVLQVLALISRRGREIGGPTADLAVLAADQERALRSLISEAGPSVETAGDGMGDLSALLRARASDHVTVSAPADPVLLDPLRVSELLAAVDNALDNVVHHAGDGAKAFVLLEDLSDEVVVSVRDDGVGIAPGRLPEAVAAGRMGISQSIVGRIEALGGTAVLDTGPDMGTEWEFTVPTTGGSSK, via the coding sequence ATGACCGCCGCCGATCGCACGAGCCTGCCGACCCGGCTTGCCCGGTTGGCCGACACCGCGGCCGATGACGCCGTCGCACCGTTGTGGCGTGCGGCCCAGGCGTTCCGGCTGCTGAGCTACCTCTACGCCCTGGGATTCCAGATCGCGGTCAACAACGATCTCGACCACCGCGCCCTGGGCGCGACCCTGTTCGCGGTGCTGACCGTGTGGACCGGACTGTGCACCGTCGCCTACCTCGCGGGCTTCGGTCGGCGCCCGGCGTGGGTGATCGCCGAGGTCGTCGTCGTGTGCCTGCTGATGATGGCCACCGTGTTCATCGCATCCTCCGGGTGGCGGGAGGCGAACCAGTCCATCCCGACCACGCTCTGGGCGGCCAACGCCGTCATCTCCGCCGCCATCCAACTCGGCGCGGTCGGTGGCGGGGTGGCCGCGGTGGCGGTGATCGGCTCCAGCACGGTCGCGAAGGGTTTCGTCAACGTCGACCTCGGGCGCAACGCGGCCGTGGTGATCCTGCTCGCGGTGGGTCTGGTGATCGGCATGGGCGCGGTGACCGCGCGGCGGGCACAGGAACGCCTCGCCGAGGCCGCCCGGCTGACGGCCGCGACGGCCGAGCGGGACCGGTTGTCGCGGCACGTCCACGACGGAGTCCTGCAGGTACTCGCGCTGATCAGCCGTCGTGGTCGGGAGATCGGCGGTCCGACCGCGGATCTGGCGGTGTTGGCCGCCGACCAGGAACGCGCGCTGCGGTCGCTGATCAGCGAGGCCGGGCCGTCCGTCGAGACCGCAGGGGACGGGATGGGTGACCTGTCGGCGTTGCTGCGTGCGCGGGCGTCGGACCACGTCACGGTCAGCGCTCCCGCCGACCCGGTGCTCCTGGATCCGCTGAGGGTGTCGGAACTGCTTGCCGCGGTGGACAATGCGTTGGACAACGTCGTACATCACGCCGGTGACGGTGCGAAGGCGTTCGTGCTGCTCGAGGACCTGTCGGACGAGGTGGTGGTCAGTGTGCGCGACGACGGTGTCGGGATAGCGCCCGGCCGACTGCCCGAGGCGGTCGCCGCCGGCCGGATGGGCATCTCGCAGTCCATCGTCGGACGCATCGAGGCGTTGGGCGGCACCGCTGTCCTCGACACCGGGCCGGACATGGGGACCGAGTGGGAGTTCACCGTGCCCACAACAGGAGGGTCGTCGAAGTGA